The Solenopsis invicta isolate M01_SB chromosome 1, UNIL_Sinv_3.0, whole genome shotgun sequence DNA segment gtttttatcaatttttatctcgCGTATGATAAGATCTTCAATTATCTtcaattttatctatatttaatttttttacttttgaacattTCTGACCATTTAAGTGTAATTTTAGCTTCTCAAAAGTTAGCAgcattgaaaaaaatcattacCCTCTATTGCAAAGCACATACATAACATATAATACAAGTAATAACAATAACGTATAAGTGAGTTTTATTCAATaagttatttcaattatttatttaaaaaatatacttataccAAAAATCAATATATGTTGTTTTcaatagttaaaaagttaaatattattatgttataataaaccataaaataatgtttacttaaTAAACTTCGTAGCGAATCTTTATAACGACTCATTTACCcactttgtcaaaaatttttgttgcactAAATGAACGTGTTACTACCGGTTTGAATTTGCCATTCCCTCTTTActacaatacatttttacaatacattttttaaaatacattttttaagaatatattctaAGCATAAAGCGCGGTCTGAGGTAGCAAATTTAAAAGTAGATCTTATTTAGTGCTGGCCCTTATTCggttcaaatattaaaattaattaaaataaataattattacaataaaatgtgaaaaataatgcGACAACAATCACTCCTCAACTTTCAAATCGTTCTCGTATATTGTGCATATACATTGTATATCTTGTATATCGATCTGTATTGTATTCTACATACATGTATAGATTCTTCGTTCCAAAACAACAAGAATTATTTCATTTgaatattaacataatattagTCTTTACATTACTCcaaaaaaatcaacttaaattcAAATTGTCAACAAATTTCACGATAAAGTACTGACAGCACTACTCCGAATGCTGCATGCGATTATAATTATAACCGTTCAGAAgcaaataatcaaatataatattatgtaataagaaaagaaaaggcgccgcgataataaaaacaataacattcatgaaaaaaagagattgtactttataacatttttatataaaaactatataaGAACATCGATCCAATAGTCTCGAGTACTCAACAAGCTGGTCCGCGTACGAAATGTTGTGAGTGTACTTGGTGTGAGACATTACTGTATCTCTTgatatattctataaatttttgtttctaaattaataacAGTATCGCATAATGATAGTTTAATTGTCATATCGATTGTGttatatattctaaataaaaatttttaaataagtttttcaCTGACAATGAGCGATAACAATCATTGTAAACACTCACAGCTTCGTGTCTAATCACTTTGtagataaaaattcagaaaaacgTCATAAACacttattttatatctttgttgTATTTACTTCAGAAACATATATAAACCTACGAATGCATCGATTTACCTCAAATCTAGACAACAGATCTACAATCAAAGATGCATACGTTTGCGGGTTTTATATTTATCGCTCTGGCAGTGGCATATGCCGAAGGtacaaattcataaattattattaatactaggtatttattttattatatattagtttATATCTTGccacactaaaaaaaaagaaaagagacagaaagagaaaaacaataagtatttttcttataataaacgtataaagcatttaatttctaatacaGGTAAATTTCTAATACAGGTACTCCTTAATAATACAAAgtaaaaaactattttgtatttatgtattaaaaccAGATttgtttttgtgttaaatttttgaaatacccatattaatttaataccaatttaaaataagttattttaacaaatattttttgtttaatttgtgatattcaataattcttgatttaaaaattcgttcatttaaaaataatatagtgtaattttaaacgtaaattCTAAGATAATTACAATATACGTTGATCCAAcacattaaaaatgcaaattttattgaagaaataagattttataaattgtttcagAATTGTGTCTATATGTTACATTTTTGtgataatactttaaataatatttttactacttTCTAACATATCCATCAATTGATTTGCTTAAAAAACTAGGTAAACTAGATAAATATATTCAACTTTTagtgcaaatttttttacattgtaacATGAGTATTTGTTGTACAATATGAACAACTGCTGACAAATActgctttatatatatatttaataaaaacatacatGCTCTCtactaaaaagaattaattatataaaatatagtatttcttatacataaatgtcaaaaaattaataaatttttagctaTCAATTATGTAAACCGATCTAAGATAATACTCACATCTCTCTCCATATTTTCTAACCTTTAAAAAGTAATGTGgtgtaaacaataaaattttgctaaacaaaaatttctaataaacttgtaaataaatttgtaactttcTCTCCGAACAGCTCATTTAGCAATAACTATAACCAACGTGAAATCaccacaatttaaaaaaatattattgtcaaaaatatatctttacaatcaatattacatatgtatattattttcgcgtgtattaatataataaaattttcttaataaggAGCACCATCTCCTCACATCGTCGGTGGTAAGGATGCTCCTGTCGGCAAGTATCCGTATCAAGTGTCATTAAGATTATCCGGCTCACATAGATGCGGTGCATCTATCCTTGATAATTATAATGTGTTAACCGCAGCACATTGTGTCGATGGGTATGTTTAACTTTGCTAAATTTTGCATCTATAtcaaaatattgcattaattcaaatcaaaattaaagataccTGAGCGAAGAATAAGGTTTAATGAATTtactaaacttttaaaaactctatttatgggaataatgaaataaaccaagtaagaataaaattcttatttcagtcactcaaaaaaataaaatatctcttatacatatagaatatttataaatataaacattttgttaattcaaataACAATGACCacataaatatatcttttttgaaGAATGTCTCCATGATAAacgtacaaattaatttttatagttaagTTTTATAGTTACAAAGTTgaattataatatgttataaacaataaacgataaaatatttgtacatacatataaaacgtatatatgtataatactaataatgaatttattataaactgtCTATAACTCAATTTCGtcacaaaatttttgttacactgAACAAACATATTACTGTCGTTTCTaattctttaattctcattACCTGTAAtacatcttttaagcatatactTTGAAGCGCGTTCTCAAATGGtaaataaacgttatttagTACTCGATACTGTTTTGCTCAGTTATTTTAGTCTTTTAACATGTCAAGCAGATGCATTATATTATCTAATGTATCTATTTACATATGCCTTTACATTATCAGATTGGGTAATCTAAACGAACTAAAGGTTCATGTCGGCACAAACTATTTGAATGAATCAGGAGACGTTTATGACGTAGAAGATGCTCGCGTCAACAAAGACTACGATGATGCTTTACTTAGGAATGACGTCGCCTTAGTCCATCTTAAAAATCCTATTGAACTCAACGATCTAGTGCAACCGATAAAACTTTCGACAAATGATAAAGATCTCGAGAACAAGCCATGCACTTTAACTGGATGGGGAACTACAAGGGTAATCTCAAACTCATGATATAAAGATTTTCCagttataaatatctaaaaatgagatagtttttctaaaaacttatttttgtttgtatctACTAACAAATTAAAAGTACCAAATGTgaaaacatttatgtaataattattcaatGTTATTGTTCATCATGCTTTAATTCTCAACATAACGATATTATAACATTTGTCCTTTTTTTTTAGCTTGGTGGAAGTCCTCCAAATGCATTGCAAGAAATCGAGTTGATAGTTTATCCGCAGGAAGATTGTAAGAGAGAACAATGGAGAGTGATAGATAGTCATATCTGCACTTTGACTATACGCGGAGAAGGAGCGTGCCATGTAAGCTTCTgccaattattaatattataaaacatatcaaaacatacatacatatttaatatataattcgaaaaaaattaattatataaatatataaaaacgtatATCTTATTATTGATAAcaggaaaaattataattttaaaagctaaTCTAATTATattcgaaaattaaatttttaccaaTTGAATAAACTAAATCttctacggtcgtagctagatcttcgtgctatttttgtttatgtgtgtatttatatacacattCAAACTTAGCAAAACTGCGCGTTGATTACGTTTCAAATGTAACATAGTCCTAAGCTAAATAAgaataagtaatatcacgtaattttattaaattaagattaatgGAATGCGTGTATAAATTCACCCATAGACAAAAATAGCACGCTACGAATATCTAGCTACGACCAAAGAAGGCTTGGTTTATTGaatttgtattatacattattaatcaaaatctTCATCTTatttcgttaaatttttacCTTAACATTCATATGATTATAAAGATAATGTGCAATAATCAGCAATTTACTGCTACATATAATAAGTTAGTTACGATAGTTTACTATTAATCTTTTCTTTACAGGGAGATTCTGGTGGACCTTTGGTCGCTAATGGAGCTCAAATTGGAATCGTTTCTTTTGGAAATCCTTGTGCACTTGGATATCCAGATGTTTATACTAGAGTAAGCAGTTTCGTACCTTGGATCAACGCAAATTTGaagaaatagcaaaaatattcaatttgtttttcaaaataaatcaattaaatatatagttaacgcagaacaataaattaatcgtatttatttttttttaatatagagaCTAATGCCCGTATTCATAATCCTTCCTTGAAAAACGAGGATTTCTCGTTTATGTCGATTATTATCTTGCGTATAATAAGATGTagtaattatctttaattttgtctgtaataattattattttttaacttttggaaATTCCTGACCATTTAAGTGTAATTTTAGCTTCTCAAAAGttaacaacattaaaaaaatcattacccTCTGTTGCAAAATCACATACataatatatgcaatatattacGCATATATACAAATGATAATGGTCATAACAATAAACGTataagtgaattttatttaataagtatattatttattaaaaaagttatacttattccaaaaatcAATATATGTTTTTCTCAATAGTTAAGAAGtagaatattaatgttataataaaccaAATAAGGTATACCAAATAAGGTATACTTAATAGTATACCAAAGTATTCCAAATAAGGAGGTATACTTAATAAACTTCGTagcacatttttataaaaacaattcatTTACCTACTTTGacagaaatttttgttacactAAATAAACATGTTGCTGCTGGTTTTAATTTGCCAGCCCCTCTTTATTTACTACTTTCTTATGCCACATTTTTAAGGATATATTCTAAGCATAAAACGCGTCTTTAagtggtaaatttaaaagtgaatCTTATTTAGTGCTAAGCCTCATTCGTCccgaatattaaaattaattaaaataaataaatattacaataaaatatgaaaaacaatGCGACGACAATCACCTCTCAAATTACAAATCGTTCGTATATTGTGCATATACATTGTATATCTTGTATATttgtattgtattatacatacatgtTTAAATTCTTCGTTCCAAAACAAtaagaattatttcattttaatattaacacaatatTAGTCTTTACATTACTCCAAAAAAATCAactattaaattcaaatttgtcAACAAATTTCACAATAAAGTACTGACAGCATTACTACAAACGCTGCATGTGTTGAAAATTGTAACTGTACAGAATTTGTAGAGAAGGACAAatgcatataataaattttatgtaataaaagcaTGATACGTTGACGATAACGACGTTCCTTAATATTAGCTAGATTTTTATGAACTTTATGGAGATTAtgatacttttatgtataaaactaGTAAAACAACAACACTTTTGTTATATAAGCCAAGCtattaataagtttaataaaaactcAATCGATCTAGCGATTTCTGAGGGATTCGATTCGAATCTCGAGTTCTCATAACTAACCGCGTACAGATATACAGGAaagttttctttaatatttctgtaaattcCTCTTTCAAAATTAGCTTGATACAGTTTTCCGCAGAACTTTTTAAATTCTCATACCGATTGCGTTATATGTTCtagataaagattttaaaacaagtttttcaCGGAATCGATTATACATTctagataaagatttttaaatgagCTTTTCACTGAAGCGATATCGATCATTGCAAACACAATCTCGTGTTTAATCACTTGGTTGATAAAAATTCAGAGACACTGCCACAAACacttattttatatctttgtcgTATTTACTTCAGAAACATATATAAACCTATAAACGAATCTGTTGGCCTCAGATCTAGAAAACAGATCTGCAGTCAAGAATGCGTGCGTTTGCTTGTCTTATATTTTTCGCTCTGGCATATGCTACTGAAGGTACGAattcgtaaattattattaatattatattttaataggcTCGTGTCAATATAAATTCAATACGATT contains these protein-coding regions:
- the LOC105197985 gene encoding chymotrypsin-1-like, producing the protein MHTFAGFIFIALAVAYAEGAPSPHIVGGKDAPVGKYPYQVSLRLSGSHRCGASILDNYNVLTAAHCVDGLGNLNELKVHVGTNYLNESGDVYDVEDARVNKDYDDALLRNDVALVHLKNPIELNDLVQPIKLSTNDKDLENKPCTLTGWGTTRLGGSPPNALQEIELIVYPQEDCKREQWRVIDSHICTLTIRGEGACHGDSGGPLVANGAQIGIVSFGNPCALGYPDVYTRVSSFVPWINANLKK